The Synechococcus sp. MW101C3 genome includes a window with the following:
- a CDS encoding polysaccharide biosynthesis/export family protein, whose product MPSRKPGSLPHRFLMVAAASVLLAPAALPAGSATQAMQIQTELLQHCGEPIQVEGYILAPGDVLELRMLHSSAQPLGGSLEILSDGTASLALIGSAKLSGLTLSQAERWLTQLYKQVLLRPELTLRIVRISPCLRRG is encoded by the coding sequence ATGCCTTCCCGTAAGCCAGGTTCCTTACCACATCGTTTTCTGATGGTGGCCGCTGCCTCTGTGCTGTTGGCTCCAGCAGCCTTGCCTGCAGGATCAGCGACACAGGCCATGCAGATTCAAACGGAGCTCCTGCAACACTGCGGCGAGCCCATACAGGTGGAAGGCTACATCCTCGCCCCTGGGGATGTACTGGAACTGAGAATGCTCCATTCCTCGGCACAGCCCCTAGGTGGCAGCCTGGAAATACTCAGCGATGGCACTGCCTCGCTGGCCCTCATTGGTTCAGCCAAGCTCAGCGGCCTCACTCTGAGTCAAGCAGAGAGGTGGTTAACCCAACTCTATAAACAGGTGCTATTGCGGCCCGAGCTCACGCTGCGAATTGTTCGGATAAGCCCGTGCTTGCGTCGGGGTTAG